The Deltaproteobacteria bacterium genome has a segment encoding these proteins:
- a CDS encoding 16S rRNA (guanine(527)-N(7))-methyltransferase RsmG, translating to MNHIPIESEVNDLARALGRALRDEECHLLTMYLGLLVKWNARMNLVGPSTWADVLTTLIQDSWHLADLLADLEPPRETLDLGAGAGLPGIPLRVFWREGEYFLVEPRQKRAIFMEQAVVSMGLPRTRVLCARMENLPPARRAADLIVSRAFKPWRALLTEVSGYLAPGGRVLIMSNDARPDGTVDGYALETTREYAVAGKKRYLWLLSLVREDF from the coding sequence ATGAATCACATTCCCATTGAATCCGAAGTGAACGATCTGGCCCGCGCCTTGGGCCGTGCCTTGCGAGACGAAGAATGCCACCTGCTGACCATGTATCTGGGCCTTTTGGTCAAATGGAACGCGCGCATGAATCTCGTCGGACCGTCAACCTGGGCCGACGTGCTGACAACCCTGATCCAGGATTCCTGGCATCTGGCCGATCTGCTGGCCGATCTCGAACCGCCGCGTGAAACGTTGGATCTGGGCGCTGGCGCCGGATTGCCGGGAATCCCGCTGCGGGTGTTTTGGCGGGAAGGCGAGTATTTCCTGGTGGAGCCAAGGCAAAAGCGGGCCATTTTCATGGAGCAGGCCGTGGTTTCCATGGGATTGCCCCGGACCAGGGTGCTGTGCGCCCGCATGGAGAACCTGCCCCCGGCGCGACGCGCGGCGGACCTGATCGTCAGCCGGGCCTTCAAACCCTGGCGGGCATTGCTGACCGAGGTGAGCGGCTATCTGGCTCCGGGTGGCCGGGTTCTGATCATGAGCAACGACGCCCGCCCCGACGGGACGGTTGACGGTTATGCTCTGGAAACCACGCGCGAATATGCGGTGGCGGGAAAAAAACGGTATCTCTGGTTATTGTCGCTTGTCCGGGAAGACTTCTGA
- a CDS encoding GntR family transcriptional regulator encodes MEHKGLLKRRVLRDDVAEYLMETILKGDLAPGDKIVESKLARELSISQGAVREAIRDLIAQGVLETEPYKGTRIRTLSKEQLTDYYEVRTEIEALAVRWSIVKHQSRFLDLAFLKSCVENMALCVEKNDTKNMRKHDMAFHLTIMKGAHSESLLKAWNALGNYYWSYIAVHYDHAASLLPQQVEKHRTMYEAIAAADVTAYTQCVRGHYFDVDSLLPGPRSGLK; translated from the coding sequence ATGGAGCATAAAGGCCTGCTGAAACGGCGCGTCCTGCGGGACGACGTCGCCGAATATCTCATGGAGACCATCCTCAAGGGCGATCTGGCTCCGGGAGACAAGATCGTCGAATCCAAGCTCGCCCGGGAACTCTCCATCAGCCAGGGCGCGGTACGCGAAGCCATCCGCGACCTCATTGCCCAGGGAGTCTTGGAAACCGAGCCCTACAAGGGCACCCGCATCCGGACATTAAGCAAGGAACAGTTGACCGATTATTACGAGGTGCGCACGGAAATCGAGGCATTGGCGGTGCGCTGGAGCATCGTCAAGCATCAATCCCGATTCCTGGACCTGGCGTTTCTCAAGAGCTGCGTCGAGAACATGGCCCTCTGCGTCGAAAAAAACGACACCAAAAACATGCGCAAGCACGACATGGCCTTCCATTTGACCATCATGAAGGGCGCGCACAGCGAGTCCCTGCTCAAGGCCTGGAACGCGCTGGGAAACTACTATTGGTCATACATCGCCGTGCACTATGACCACGCGGCGTCGTTGCTCCCGCAGCAGGTCGAAAAGCATCGGACCATGTACGAGGCCATTGCCGCCGCCGACGTGACCGCCTACACGCAGTGCGTGCGCGGCCATTACTTCGATGTCGACTCCTTGCTGCCAGGTCCACGCTCCGGCCTGAAATGA
- a CDS encoding HU family DNA-binding protein: MNTSDLVERLRSEMGYSEAEAERIVAALVDSITESLSSGDKISLPGVGTMAVVDRAPRKGRHPRSGEELDIPAARGVRFSPAAKLKTAVMSLDFITRDLE; the protein is encoded by the coding sequence ATGAACACATCAGATCTGGTGGAACGATTGAGAAGTGAAATGGGCTATTCCGAAGCCGAAGCCGAGCGCATCGTGGCCGCCCTGGTGGACAGCATCACCGAATCCCTGAGTAGTGGCGACAAAATTTCGTTACCAGGGGTCGGGACCATGGCCGTTGTGGATCGGGCTCCGCGCAAGGGCCGTCATCCACGCAGTGGCGAAGAACTCGATATCCCCGCGGCGCGTGGCGTCAGGTTTTCACCGGCGGCCAAACTCAAGACCGCGGTCATGAGCCTGGATTTCATCACCCGGGATCTTGAATAG
- the cysK gene encoding cysteine synthase A, with the protein MRIASSMTELIGNTPMVRLNRSTPGCVADIVLKLEFFNPLASVKDRIALNMIDEAERAGLLSRGTVVVEPTSGNTGVGLAFVCAVRGYHLILTMPESMSVERRMLLAALGAELVLTPAAMGMAGAVAEAERILASLDNGFMPGQFVNPANPAMHERTTAEEIWRDTDGQVDVFVAGVGTGGTITGVGRALKRRKPGLVTVAVEPSASPLLGGGTAGPHKIQGIGANFIPTVLDRKVLDRIIPVTNEDAMNTARALAREEGILCGISSGANVWAARQLACEPEMAGKLIVTQICDTGERYLSTELFASRE; encoded by the coding sequence ATGCGTATCGCGTCATCCATGACCGAATTGATTGGCAATACCCCCATGGTGCGCCTCAATCGTTCAACGCCGGGCTGTGTGGCCGACATTGTGCTTAAGCTCGAATTTTTCAACCCACTGGCATCCGTCAAGGACCGCATTGCCTTGAACATGATCGACGAGGCGGAGCGCGCTGGCCTCTTGAGTCGCGGAACGGTGGTTGTGGAACCAACCAGCGGCAACACCGGCGTGGGCTTGGCCTTTGTCTGCGCCGTGCGCGGCTATCATCTTATTTTGACCATGCCCGAATCCATGAGCGTGGAACGGCGCATGCTCCTGGCCGCCCTGGGCGCGGAACTGGTGTTGACTCCGGCGGCCATGGGAATGGCTGGTGCCGTGGCCGAGGCGGAACGAATCCTGGCCTCCCTGGACAACGGCTTCATGCCCGGACAATTCGTCAACCCCGCCAACCCGGCCATGCATGAACGAACCACGGCCGAAGAGATCTGGCGGGACACCGATGGCCAGGTCGATGTCTTTGTCGCGGGCGTGGGCACCGGAGGGACGATTACCGGCGTTGGTCGCGCCCTCAAGCGGCGCAAACCAGGCCTTGTGACCGTGGCCGTTGAACCCTCGGCCTCGCCGCTTCTTGGCGGTGGCACGGCTGGGCCGCATAAAATCCAAGGGATTGGAGCTAATTTTATTCCCACCGTGTTGGATCGCAAGGTTCTGGACCGGATCATCCCGGTCACCAACGAAGACGCCATGAACACGGCCCGCGCCCTGGCCCGGGAGGAGGGGATATTGTGCGGCATTTCCTCGGGAGCCAATGTCTGGGCCGCACGGCAGCTTGCCTGCGAGCCTGAAATGGCGGGCAAGCTCATCGTGACCCAGATTTGCGACACGGGCGAGCGATACCTGTCCACCGAACTTTTTGCCTCGCGGGAGTGA
- a CDS encoding serine acetyltransferase — MGKYLKADTVITEVVESLCAPESYMGVYHQPSFGSPMPSVEMLTEVVERLRSILFPGFFKETYITPQNMAYFVGSKLEKVRRELTQQVERGFCFACEKDPRSCSVECTERAERLANEFLRTLPRVRHLLATDVQAAFAGDPAAKNPGETIFCYPSILAGTNYRLAHELHALGVPLIPRIITEMAHSATGIDIHPGATIGESFFIDHGTGTVIGETCVIGKNVRLYQGVTLGAKSFPKEDDGRLVKGIARHPIVEDNVTIYSGATILGRITIGAGAVIGGNVWVVDDVPPGTKIYRNL, encoded by the coding sequence ATGGGCAAATATCTCAAGGCCGACACTGTCATCACCGAGGTCGTGGAAAGCCTCTGCGCCCCGGAGTCCTACATGGGCGTGTATCACCAGCCGTCCTTTGGATCCCCCATGCCGTCGGTGGAAATGCTGACCGAGGTCGTGGAGCGCTTGCGATCCATTCTTTTCCCTGGATTTTTCAAGGAAACATACATCACGCCGCAAAACATGGCCTATTTTGTGGGTTCCAAACTGGAAAAAGTTCGTCGGGAGCTCACCCAACAGGTGGAGCGGGGGTTTTGCTTCGCCTGCGAAAAGGATCCACGGTCCTGCTCCGTGGAATGCACGGAGCGGGCCGAGCGCCTGGCCAACGAATTTTTGCGGACCTTGCCACGGGTGCGGCATCTGCTGGCCACGGATGTTCAGGCCGCTTTTGCCGGCGATCCGGCGGCCAAAAATCCGGGGGAAACCATTTTTTGCTATCCATCCATCCTGGCCGGGACGAATTATCGCCTCGCCCATGAGCTGCACGCCTTGGGCGTGCCTCTCATCCCGCGCATCATCACCGAAATGGCCCATTCGGCCACGGGCATCGACATCCATCCCGGGGCGACCATTGGCGAGTCCTTTTTTATCGACCACGGCACGGGCACGGTCATTGGCGAAACCTGCGTCATTGGCAAGAATGTCCGTCTTTACCAGGGCGTGACCCTGGGCGCGAAAAGTTTCCCCAAGGAAGATGACGGGCGGCTGGTCAAGGGTATCGCGCGACATCCCATTGTCGAGGACAACGTCACCATCTATTCCGGGGCGACCATCCTCGGCCGGATCACCATTGGCGCGGGAGCGGTCATTGGAGGTAACGTCTGGGTGGTGGACGACGTTCCTCCCGGCACCAAGATCTATCGCAATCTTTAG
- a CDS encoding DUF4079 domain-containing protein, with translation MLWIHPLLQLVATGIAFYALHLGWVRFRANHFGMSGKFLWKEHVKFGKTAHILWMAGLVLGQYAVSTQWERNGITGNHYWLGQLMMPCIAAGYITGVIMDRTKMPRKYMPLVHGVFNTLAVLLAVALMVTGSVIVRDSLL, from the coding sequence ATGCTCTGGATTCATCCCCTGCTTCAGCTTGTCGCGACTGGTATTGCTTTTTACGCCCTGCACTTGGGCTGGGTCCGGTTTCGGGCCAATCATTTTGGAATGTCCGGGAAATTTTTGTGGAAGGAGCATGTCAAGTTTGGCAAGACCGCGCACATTCTCTGGATGGCCGGCCTGGTCCTTGGACAGTACGCGGTCAGCACGCAGTGGGAACGCAACGGCATCACGGGCAACCATTATTGGCTTGGACAGTTGATGATGCCCTGCATCGCCGCCGGTTACATCACTGGCGTGATCATGGATCGCACCAAGATGCCGCGTAAATACATGCCGTTGGTCCATGGGGTGTTCAACACCCTGGCCGTGCTTTTGGCGGTGGCCCTGATGGTCACGGGTTCGGTCATTGTCCGGGATTCCTTGCTTTGA
- a CDS encoding RNA-binding protein, whose amino-acid sequence MSKNIYVGNLSWSTTDADLRSLFSQYGEVTSAQVIEDRATGRSRGFGFVEMDDAGAQQAIDALNGNEFQGRPLKVNEAQPRERRPRY is encoded by the coding sequence TTGTCCAAGAACATCTATGTTGGAAATTTGTCCTGGTCGACAACCGATGCCGATCTGCGTTCCCTTTTCTCCCAGTATGGCGAAGTGACTTCCGCCCAGGTCATCGAGGACCGCGCCACCGGCCGTTCACGCGGGTTCGGTTTCGTGGAAATGGATGACGCCGGTGCCCAACAGGCCATCGACGCCCTGAACGGCAACGAATTTCAGGGTCGCCCCCTGAAGGTCAACGAAGCACAGCCCCGCGAACGCCGTCCTCGTTACTAA